A stretch of Fundicoccus culcitae DNA encodes these proteins:
- a CDS encoding NfeD family protein, with protein MFLNIALLVLGAAILTTAVFMRHSMLYVGLGLVVFGGYFGLPENNWLIYLLFVLGLVLVIIEFYVPDFGITGLIGLVVMVISFYLVHDDVISVLIAVIAFLATTLITGAIHLAMGRELQISPQFILNTSMNSESGYSSSKNFDYLIDQKGVTVTALRPVGRASFDGELFEVVSNEDMLPADTPIYVERVEGSKIYVRKEG; from the coding sequence ATGTTTTTAAATATTGCCTTATTAGTTTTAGGTGCCGCTATCTTAACGACAGCTGTGTTTATGCGGCATTCGATGCTATATGTAGGTTTAGGTTTGGTCGTTTTTGGTGGTTATTTCGGACTACCAGAGAATAATTGGTTGATTTATTTGCTTTTTGTCCTTGGACTCGTTTTAGTGATTATTGAGTTTTATGTTCCAGACTTTGGAATAACAGGTCTGATCGGCTTAGTTGTCATGGTCATATCGTTTTACCTTGTCCATGATGATGTTATTTCTGTTCTCATTGCAGTTATTGCCTTTTTAGCCACGACACTCATAACAGGAGCCATCCATTTAGCTATGGGTAGGGAATTACAAATAAGTCCTCAATTTATTTTAAATACATCGATGAACAGTGAGAGTGGCTATTCTAGCAGTAAGAATTTTGATTATCTGATTGATCAAAAAGGGGTCACTGTGACTGCACTTCGCCCCGTTGGTAGAGCTAGTTTTGATGGTGAGTTGTTTGAGGTCGTAAGTAATGAAGATATGTTGCCTGCCGATACACCCATTTATGTTGAACGTGTTGAAGGTTCAAAAATCTATGTAAGAAAAGAGGGATAA
- a CDS encoding UbiA prenyltransferase family protein, translating into MLNRLGIYFKEMYPLLPRFFLAIIYFFEVYFVLLLNVNIVAFSIGIQEWIGVLTIFIFLMVLRIADDFKDYEHDKRLFPERPLPAGKVYKKDLVILLVFIIGLSFCLNLFFMNNFGWYLFLFVYGTLMSLWFFQKDKIQNSLTLALITHNPVMMVLNIYVISFVCYKYDLPLLSWTTFLLAFTMYFPSLIWEIARKIRAPKDETEYVTYSKLFGYEKASRFVRNIILLDIVTNIILLWQISKIGVAVLVINVIWIVVQFQQFIDNPDRFKLIDRVERYTYITEVTMVVSVIVHLLQLRLNL; encoded by the coding sequence ATGCTTAATCGCTTAGGCATTTATTTTAAAGAAATGTATCCCTTACTACCCCGCTTCTTTTTAGCCATCATCTACTTTTTTGAAGTCTATTTTGTTCTACTTCTTAATGTAAATATCGTTGCTTTTTCCATTGGCATTCAGGAATGGATTGGGGTTTTAACGATATTTATTTTCTTGATGGTTTTAAGAATTGCGGATGATTTTAAGGATTATGAGCACGATAAACGCCTTTTTCCCGAACGTCCCCTACCGGCTGGAAAAGTTTATAAAAAAGACTTAGTCATTCTGTTGGTATTTATTATAGGTCTTTCATTTTGTTTAAATTTATTTTTTATGAATAATTTTGGCTGGTATTTATTTTTATTTGTTTATGGGACCTTAATGTCTTTATGGTTTTTTCAAAAAGACAAAATACAAAATTCTTTAACCCTGGCATTAATCACCCACAACCCAGTTATGATGGTATTGAATATTTATGTCATTTCATTTGTTTGTTATAAGTATGATCTGCCACTGCTGTCATGGACAACCTTTTTACTGGCCTTTACCATGTACTTTCCAAGCTTAATTTGGGAAATTGCGCGCAAAATTCGTGCGCCTAAAGATGAGACCGAGTATGTTACCTATTCAAAATTGTTTGGTTACGAAAAAGCTAGCCGTTTTGTTCGCAATATTATCTTGCTTGATATTGTCACGAATATTATATTACTATGGCAAATTTCAAAAATAGGGGTGGCTGTTTTAGTCATAAATGTTATTTGGATAGTGGTTCAATTTCAGCAATTCATTGATAACCCCGACCGCTTTAAATTAATCGATCGTGTGGAACGGTATACCTATATTACCGAAGTGACGATGGTGGTGTCGGTTATTGTTCATTTATTGCAGTTGAGGTTAAATTTATGA
- a CDS encoding CDP-archaeol synthase has translation MSIVLKMYATLMPVIFAGVANMLFCKSNVLAQWAVPMDRGKRLWDGNRLFGDNKTWKGFLGMIVFGIIFQLLWSIPFLLIPQMNQYHYIYADYPNQLTLNIGFGFQLGLAYVLFELPNSFIKRRLNILPGKTSTNKILKVIFIWVDQADSIIGCTWVISLYVHLSGLEWAGFIVLGSLTHILINGLLYQLKWRRNRF, from the coding sequence ATGTCTATTGTTTTGAAAATGTATGCTACATTAATGCCTGTTATTTTTGCAGGGGTAGCTAACATGCTTTTTTGTAAGTCTAATGTCTTAGCTCAATGGGCGGTACCGATGGATCGGGGTAAACGCTTATGGGATGGCAATAGGCTTTTTGGTGATAATAAAACGTGGAAAGGTTTTTTGGGCATGATTGTTTTTGGGATTATATTCCAACTTTTATGGTCTATCCCCTTTCTTTTAATCCCCCAAATGAATCAATATCATTACATATATGCCGATTATCCCAATCAATTAACATTAAATATTGGGTTTGGTTTTCAACTTGGTTTGGCATACGTCTTATTTGAACTTCCTAATAGCTTTATTAAACGCCGTTTGAATATTCTACCAGGTAAAACTAGCACAAACAAAATCCTTAAAGTGATATTTATTTGGGTGGATCAAGCAGATTCGATTATTGGATGCACATGGGTTATCTCTTTGTACGTGCATTTAAGTGGGTTGGAATGGGCTGGTTTCATTGTGCTCGGATCACTCACACATATTTTAATCAATGGTCTGCTGTATCAACTTAAATGGCGGCGTAATCGTTTTTGA
- a CDS encoding phosphoenolpyruvate synthase: MIKVTNLAQTQIGNKAYHAYLMQQAGLNVPPFAVFRFDFFSDQAALEALRTFQQQFDRHQLNLSELSQALVAWAKKRFTGENLESVQAFLDAYDNNDQFAIRSSASLEDQADTSFAGQFQTQLNVTANGIPQAILNTLQSMYQPAALNYVLTHQIDLERLEMVIMLQEMIDSELSGVYFTANPQGILNEHVIVSGYGVGSGVVEDKVPTSMTVLHPSMDESKAIQVNLDTAYTETSPGAPQLSLEQMTALTHMAFKVESLFGKYLDIEFAFFENTLYVLQARPITTLPQAPIFILDNSNIVESYPGVSSPLTVSFVKEAYRQVFRGLAKRVLKQSDSQIEAYEPTFANMLAEVNGRIYYQIQNWYQLLQLLPFSKKIIPIWQEMLGVHHLEVPLMPVHLTWRDKGRVMLGIIKAFVNSPKAMDQLEDDFQQIQQRFKANYRPSANLSELRRLFDEIKVAVLEQWDITLVNDLYAFIYTALLNKATANQGVQAEIAGITQIESMKPMLSLNEIVKALREDENKAYQDRLFALKDDDIRDFLNKDSHKVTLMIRDFIDSYGDRAPGELKLETTTFRSQPSKLVKLLQKRLDNDLVKDIDDDSEAVVDNNKLNFMARFFKKQALKGIKNRESSRMNRTRIYGMMRTIFLTIGQRFVEAQWMDTVSDIYYLTMEEIFAMVDSGDAAKNLPQLIAERKYQMAIDRQLPAFNRLVYVGEIFNRHPVNIQGFDAEINAATILQGIGCSAGVVQAEVLVIEDLEKVNEFDSQGKIIVTRMTDPGWVYLLTSAKGIIAEKGSLLSHTAIISRELGIPSIVNVASVTRSLKTGDWVEMNGLTGQIRRLEKE; the protein is encoded by the coding sequence ATGATTAAAGTAACGAATCTCGCTCAAACCCAAATTGGCAACAAAGCCTATCATGCTTATTTGATGCAACAGGCTGGTTTAAATGTCCCTCCTTTTGCGGTCTTTCGGTTTGATTTTTTTAGTGATCAAGCTGCTTTAGAAGCTTTAAGGACTTTTCAACAGCAATTTGATCGTCATCAGCTTAACTTAAGTGAACTCAGTCAAGCTTTAGTCGCTTGGGCTAAGAAACGGTTTACCGGTGAGAATCTTGAATCGGTCCAGGCATTTTTAGATGCCTACGATAATAACGATCAATTTGCAATTCGATCATCGGCGAGTCTTGAAGATCAAGCAGATACTTCTTTTGCTGGCCAATTTCAAACACAACTAAATGTTACGGCTAATGGGATACCACAAGCTATCTTGAATACCTTGCAATCCATGTATCAACCAGCGGCTTTAAATTATGTATTGACGCACCAAATTGATTTAGAACGTTTAGAAATGGTGATTATGCTTCAAGAGATGATTGACAGTGAACTTTCTGGCGTCTATTTTACAGCTAATCCTCAAGGTATTCTAAATGAACATGTCATTGTTAGTGGCTATGGTGTCGGTAGTGGGGTTGTTGAAGATAAAGTTCCTACCAGTATGACTGTCTTACATCCGAGTATGGATGAAAGTAAAGCGATTCAAGTAAATTTAGACACTGCATATACTGAGACTAGCCCTGGTGCTCCCCAATTAAGTCTTGAACAAATGACAGCGTTGACGCACATGGCTTTTAAAGTAGAGTCCTTATTTGGTAAATACTTAGATATTGAATTTGCTTTTTTTGAAAATACTTTATATGTTTTGCAAGCTCGTCCTATCACGACATTACCTCAAGCACCGATATTTATTTTAGATAACAGCAATATTGTTGAGAGTTATCCGGGAGTATCGAGTCCATTAACGGTTAGTTTTGTTAAGGAAGCTTACCGGCAGGTGTTTCGGGGGTTGGCAAAAAGGGTTTTAAAGCAATCTGATTCGCAAATAGAAGCTTATGAACCAACCTTTGCCAATATGCTAGCTGAGGTCAATGGACGAATTTACTATCAAATCCAAAATTGGTATCAACTATTGCAGTTGTTGCCTTTTTCCAAGAAAATCATTCCCATATGGCAGGAAATGTTAGGTGTACATCATCTTGAGGTGCCATTAATGCCTGTCCATTTAACCTGGCGTGATAAGGGGCGTGTTATGTTGGGGATTATAAAAGCTTTTGTCAATTCACCTAAAGCGATGGACCAATTAGAAGATGATTTCCAACAGATTCAACAGCGTTTCAAGGCGAATTATCGGCCATCAGCTAATTTATCTGAGTTGCGTCGGTTGTTTGATGAAATAAAAGTGGCTGTTTTAGAGCAATGGGACATCACTTTAGTTAATGACTTGTACGCTTTTATTTATACAGCTTTGTTGAATAAAGCAACCGCAAATCAAGGTGTTCAAGCCGAAATCGCGGGAATTACACAGATTGAATCCATGAAACCCATGCTTAGTTTGAATGAAATTGTTAAAGCGTTGCGCGAGGATGAAAACAAGGCTTACCAAGATAGACTGTTTGCATTAAAGGACGACGACATACGGGACTTTCTTAATAAGGATTCACATAAAGTGACTTTAATGATACGCGATTTTATTGACTCATATGGTGACAGAGCGCCGGGAGAGTTGAAACTTGAAACGACAACGTTTAGAAGTCAGCCTAGCAAGTTAGTTAAGTTATTGCAAAAACGGCTAGATAATGACTTGGTGAAAGATATTGATGATGACAGTGAAGCGGTAGTTGACAATAATAAGTTGAATTTTATGGCCCGTTTTTTCAAAAAACAAGCGTTGAAAGGTATTAAAAACCGCGAGTCATCGCGCATGAATCGCACACGGATTTATGGGATGATGCGAACGATTTTCTTAACCATCGGTCAACGTTTTGTTGAGGCGCAGTGGATGGATACGGTCAGTGATATTTATTATTTAACGATGGAAGAGATTTTTGCAATGGTTGATTCGGGCGATGCGGCTAAAAACTTGCCTCAGTTAATTGCGGAACGAAAGTATCAAATGGCCATTGATAGACAACTACCAGCCTTCAATCGGCTTGTTTATGTAGGTGAGATTTTTAATCGGCATCCGGTGAATATTCAAGGGTTTGATGCTGAAATCAATGCAGCTACTATCCTACAAGGCATTGGATGTTCAGCTGGGGTGGTTCAAGCAGAGGTCCTTGTGATAGAAGATTTAGAGAAGGTGAATGAATTTGATTCACAGGGCAAGATTATTGTTACGCGGATGACCGATCCAGGCTGGGTGTATTTATTGACATCGGCCAAAGGTATTATTGCCGAAAAAGGTTCCTTATTATCGCATACCGCGATTATTTCACGGGAATTAGGCATTCCTTCGATTGTTAATGTCGCAAGTGTCACGCGTAGCCTTAAAACAGGCGATTGGGTTGAAATGAATGGCTTGACCGGTCAAATTCGACGATTAGAAAAGGAGTGA
- a CDS encoding phosphatidylserine decarboxylase, whose product MVKIYQRHRQRVEEVAEYQANLIQFLYQSKRGQKLLPIVTHPWFSTIYVLADYLPTSQKKIQAFVDNYQMDLSLYEKQTYQHYAAFFQRKLTPKALSLVSPPDILAVAQAKLLVLPISKDLGLTIKGQHYQLEALLQDATLAQAFVGGMLCVYRLGLEDYHRYLVAESGTIVAEKQIKGKLHSVRDAVHSKFAIFKENKRSYTIIETEDGQRVMQMEIGALLVGKINNHPRVQLERGQEKGYFSLGGSTILVAYPAQTLQFDQDILYYSNLGIETQVQIGERIGVHHA is encoded by the coding sequence ATGGTAAAAATCTATCAACGTCATAGGCAAAGGGTTGAAGAAGTCGCTGAATACCAAGCCAATCTTATTCAATTTTTATACCAATCAAAAAGAGGCCAAAAACTATTGCCAATAGTTACTCATCCTTGGTTTTCCACTATCTATGTTTTGGCTGATTACTTACCCACTTCCCAAAAGAAAATACAAGCCTTTGTGGATAATTATCAAATGGATTTAAGTCTTTATGAAAAACAGACTTATCAACATTATGCAGCCTTTTTCCAACGTAAATTGACTCCTAAGGCTTTAAGTCTTGTCTCTCCTCCTGATATATTGGCGGTCGCACAGGCAAAATTGCTTGTTTTGCCTATTTCAAAGGACTTAGGTCTTACGATTAAAGGGCAACATTACCAATTAGAAGCCTTACTTCAGGATGCTACACTTGCTCAAGCTTTTGTTGGTGGCATGCTGTGTGTTTATCGGCTGGGTTTAGAGGATTATCATCGGTATCTAGTGGCAGAGAGTGGAACAATAGTTGCTGAAAAACAAATAAAAGGTAAGTTGCATTCCGTTAGAGATGCGGTCCACTCAAAATTTGCTATTTTCAAAGAAAACAAACGTTCATATACAATCATTGAAACAGAGGACGGTCAACGAGTCATGCAAATGGAAATAGGTGCCCTGCTTGTTGGTAAAATCAACAATCACCCACGCGTCCAACTTGAAAGAGGCCAAGAAAAAGGTTACTTTTCATTAGGTGGTTCGACAATTTTAGTGGCCTACCCGGCTCAAACCCTTCAATTTGATCAAGATATTTTATATTACTCCAATTTAGGTATTGAAACACAGGTCCAAATTGGTGAAAGGATTGGTGTGCATCATGCTTAA
- a CDS encoding CDP-alcohol phosphatidyltransferase family protein yields the protein MFIGEYGKFNYLTYLGVIFALIAMALTLNGEPTLAMMAFIMSGVCDLFDGRFARQFVRTPQQEQYGIEIDSLSDMVNFVAFPTVMLLTQAFNNYVSVLVVIIYALAATNRLAYFNSSTKAEGHGQYFIGLPVTYSALFFPLLYLLDQWFAMDLFPILSHVMALVLAFLFIWKRPIPKPNGIAYAVFVLLALLTLVGLGFLQW from the coding sequence ATGTTTATTGGTGAATATGGCAAGTTTAACTATTTAACTTATCTAGGTGTTATTTTTGCTTTAATAGCTATGGCTTTAACGCTTAATGGGGAACCAACCCTAGCGATGATGGCATTTATTATGAGTGGTGTTTGTGATTTGTTTGATGGACGTTTTGCCCGGCAATTTGTTCGGACCCCTCAACAAGAGCAGTACGGAATTGAGATTGATTCGCTCAGTGATATGGTGAATTTTGTCGCCTTTCCGACGGTTATGTTATTAACACAAGCTTTTAATAATTATGTTTCGGTGCTTGTTGTTATTATTTATGCTTTAGCGGCTACCAATCGGCTAGCCTATTTTAATAGCTCAACGAAAGCGGAAGGTCATGGTCAATATTTTATTGGACTGCCGGTGACTTATAGTGCCCTATTTTTCCCGCTCTTGTATTTACTTGATCAATGGTTTGCCATGGACTTATTTCCTATTTTGAGTCATGTGATGGCTTTAGTCCTAGCCTTCTTATTCATCTGGAAGCGGCCGATTCCTAAACCCAATGGGATAGCCTATGCTGTTTTTGTCCTTTTAGCTCTATTGACCCTAGTTGGTCTGGGGTTTTTGCAATGGTAA
- a CDS encoding AI-2E family transporter, whose translation MTDKDKKIVSYIILVAVLFLAVLNWDIVVGAVRVAWSVASPLVVGGVLAYIINILMMRIEKIWFPKTTNSTLIKMRRPMSIFLAIITILTVILIILGLIIPQLISVVLGLIESIPILVVFIEDLANEYSEYFPQLSAIVDGLDIDWSNMVRNIVNVLNNLSSSLVGSTLSTVGSMFSFIVNGFLSLMIAIYILSSKEKLGAQFKRLIRIYFSENVYNKIFYVLSVTDESFDHFITGEVIEAFILGSMVAVGMWILRMPYALMIGVLTGVTALIPLIGAYLSGAIGFILIFVQSPMQALGFLVFIIVIQQIEGNIIYPKVVGNSLGLPGLWVLVAVTIGGGLLGIPGMLIGVPLGATVYKLVKFDMRRREEKEAKAKLNVLENHK comes from the coding sequence GTGACAGATAAAGATAAGAAAATCGTTAGTTATATAATACTTGTCGCTGTGTTATTTTTAGCCGTGTTAAATTGGGATATTGTCGTAGGGGCTGTGCGTGTTGCATGGAGTGTTGCTTCGCCATTAGTAGTAGGTGGCGTTTTGGCTTACATCATTAATATTTTGATGATGCGGATTGAGAAAATATGGTTCCCGAAAACGACTAATTCTACCTTAATTAAAATGCGGCGGCCGATGAGTATTTTTCTTGCCATTATCACTATTTTAACCGTCATATTAATTATTTTAGGCTTAATTATTCCACAATTGATTTCAGTTGTTTTAGGCTTAATTGAATCCATTCCCATACTAGTTGTATTTATTGAAGATCTTGCTAATGAGTATAGCGAATATTTCCCTCAATTGTCGGCTATTGTTGATGGATTGGATATTGATTGGTCTAACATGGTCCGTAATATTGTCAATGTTTTAAACAATCTTTCATCAAGCTTGGTTGGATCGACTTTATCAACGGTTGGCTCCATGTTTTCATTTATCGTTAATGGCTTTTTATCTTTAATGATTGCCATTTATATTTTAAGCTCAAAAGAAAAATTAGGCGCTCAATTTAAACGCTTGATTCGAATTTATTTTTCTGAAAATGTCTATAATAAAATTTTCTATGTTCTATCCGTAACGGATGAATCTTTTGATCATTTTATTACCGGGGAAGTTATCGAAGCCTTTATTTTAGGTTCTATGGTAGCCGTTGGTATGTGGATTTTAAGGATGCCTTACGCCTTGATGATTGGTGTTTTAACAGGTGTGACCGCTTTAATCCCATTGATTGGGGCTTATTTATCCGGTGCCATTGGTTTTATACTGATATTTGTTCAATCGCCGATGCAAGCTCTTGGCTTCTTGGTCTTTATTATTGTGATACAACAAATTGAAGGCAATATTATTTATCCAAAAGTTGTGGGTAATTCACTAGGTTTACCTGGTTTGTGGGTTCTGGTAGCCGTAACGATTGGTGGAGGTCTACTCGGGATTCCCGGTATGTTGATTGGGGTGCCTTTAGGCGCAACCGTTTATAAATTAGTTAAATTTGATATGCGACGTCGCGAAGAAAAAGAAGCTAAAGCAAAATTAAATGTTTTAGAAAATCATAAATAG
- a CDS encoding PEP/pyruvate-binding domain-containing protein, producing MIEQLKHIQTTNESLGGKINGLIQLQQLGFRVPNGMVIDALEVTTWWLSHFPEWNDVAALRQLRDEMIRARIDQLVLPETLINSLKNFIKVGQTYIVRSSGLLEDQAQTSLAGFFDSTLNCQSLNAIIAGIKRSLASLFKKDVLQYWQEQQLPLDQLRMALIIQEQIPASLAGVAFSMDPVTNDDQAIVVEYTQGSNEQLVQGQITPVQVRLPWKRAAEYVMADLSLKESKALVDAVLNLSRHFGFPLDIEFAFYEQQLYLLQVRPITYIPAITTQGSWTTANFRDGGVAAQVIPHLMGSLYHASWQKALSQFLIDNNLYEADQIPHLMIEKYARPYWNIGIVKTVMQKIPGFIEREFDEELGVQKNYSGDGRKSRLSLSSLLYTLKVAFKLNQTTKLHQASSQKIHTALLDNYERLNQAIMSLSAQSPRQAIELLWIMIIEDAYMEAETNYFKQVYINTVQLSMKKTALLNILTQEQLFQLLAHIGNISHLKPRQALIDIVALIKKDPDIHDLWRENKAAFLEEWIKQHPQHPIVKAILNFQTEFGYHSQRELNLLEPSYSESLATIVDMLQWYLLQKEAFEEVEALTLDDIKQLVSKMVKPNQVNKVVKQVVYLRNLMWWREEFKDISTRYYHMIRQITLKLGERYQQLGFIAESHHLFYATKEMIMAFIKEECSLMQLQEEIQQNQQYTQAYRNYNPPGDLFESIQSEEPTDGLARLKGLGASNGIVTGVVRVLSDLNDIHHLQAGEILVTTFTDTGWSYAFSRIAGLITETGGVLCHASIVAREFDLPAIVAAQGATTQLKTGMTISMDGHTGEIIIQESR from the coding sequence GTGATTGAACAACTTAAACATATACAAACAACAAATGAATCATTAGGTGGTAAAATTAATGGTTTAATTCAGCTTCAACAGTTAGGTTTTCGGGTGCCTAATGGTATGGTTATTGATGCCCTTGAAGTAACTACTTGGTGGCTGAGCCATTTTCCAGAATGGAATGATGTAGCTGCCTTGAGACAATTAAGGGATGAAATGATACGTGCAAGGATAGATCAACTTGTATTGCCGGAAACACTGATAAATAGCCTTAAAAACTTTATTAAAGTTGGTCAAACCTATATTGTACGGTCAAGTGGCTTGTTAGAGGATCAAGCTCAAACCTCATTAGCGGGATTTTTTGATTCGACGTTAAATTGTCAGTCACTTAACGCTATTATTGCTGGCATTAAAAGAAGCTTGGCTTCGCTCTTCAAAAAAGACGTTTTGCAATATTGGCAGGAGCAACAACTACCCCTTGATCAGTTGCGGATGGCACTGATTATCCAAGAACAAATTCCAGCTAGCCTGGCTGGCGTTGCTTTCTCAATGGATCCTGTGACAAATGATGATCAAGCGATAGTTGTCGAGTATACTCAAGGCTCTAATGAGCAGCTCGTTCAAGGTCAAATAACTCCTGTGCAAGTAAGGCTTCCATGGAAGCGAGCAGCTGAATATGTGATGGCTGACTTATCTTTAAAAGAAAGTAAAGCCTTAGTGGATGCCGTGCTTAATTTGAGTAGGCATTTTGGGTTCCCCCTTGATATTGAATTTGCTTTTTACGAACAACAATTATATCTTTTACAAGTGCGGCCGATTACTTACATTCCAGCGATTACAACACAAGGCAGTTGGACCACCGCTAATTTTAGAGACGGTGGGGTTGCAGCTCAGGTTATCCCTCATTTAATGGGGTCGTTGTATCATGCCTCTTGGCAAAAAGCCCTCAGTCAGTTTTTAATTGATAACAACTTATATGAAGCTGACCAAATACCCCATTTAATGATTGAAAAATATGCACGTCCCTACTGGAATATTGGTATTGTTAAAACGGTTATGCAAAAAATTCCTGGTTTTATCGAAAGAGAATTTGATGAAGAATTAGGGGTTCAAAAAAATTATTCTGGCGATGGCCGCAAAAGTCGTTTATCCTTAAGTAGCCTATTGTATACCTTAAAAGTGGCCTTTAAATTAAATCAAACAACCAAGTTGCATCAAGCTTCTAGTCAAAAGATCCACACCGCTTTATTGGACAATTATGAGCGACTAAATCAAGCAATTATGAGTCTGTCCGCTCAGTCTCCGCGACAAGCCATAGAATTATTATGGATAATGATTATCGAGGATGCTTACATGGAAGCCGAAACGAATTATTTCAAACAAGTGTATATAAATACGGTTCAGCTTTCAATGAAGAAAACTGCTTTATTAAACATATTAACCCAAGAACAGCTATTTCAATTGTTAGCCCATATCGGAAATATTTCACATTTAAAACCAAGGCAAGCCTTGATTGACATTGTCGCTTTGATTAAAAAGGATCCAGATATCCATGATTTATGGAGGGAAAATAAGGCAGCTTTTTTAGAGGAATGGATTAAGCAACATCCCCAACACCCTATCGTTAAAGCCATATTAAATTTTCAAACCGAATTCGGTTATCATTCCCAACGTGAATTGAATTTACTTGAACCTTCCTATAGTGAAAGTTTAGCAACGATTGTCGACATGTTGCAGTGGTATTTATTACAAAAAGAAGCTTTTGAAGAGGTGGAAGCTTTAACACTAGATGATATTAAACAATTAGTCAGTAAGATGGTTAAACCGAATCAAGTCAACAAAGTCGTCAAGCAAGTCGTCTATTTAAGAAATTTAATGTGGTGGCGTGAAGAATTTAAAGATATCTCCACACGTTATTACCATATGATTCGTCAAATCACCTTAAAATTAGGAGAACGCTATCAACAATTAGGTTTTATAGCAGAAAGCCATCACTTATTTTATGCCACAAAAGAAATGATAATGGCGTTTATTAAAGAGGAGTGTTCGCTTATGCAGCTGCAAGAGGAAATCCAACAAAATCAGCAGTATACGCAAGCCTATCGAAATTATAATCCTCCAGGCGATTTGTTTGAGTCAATTCAATCGGAGGAGCCTACAGATGGCCTAGCAAGGCTAAAAGGCCTTGGCGCTAGTAATGGAATAGTCACAGGCGTGGTTCGGGTGCTGAGTGATTTGAATGACATTCATCATTTACAAGCCGGTGAAATCTTAGTTACCACCTTCACGGATACGGGTTGGTCGTATGCGTTTAGTAGGATTGCGGGTTTGATTACTGAAACGGGCGGGGTTTTATGTCATGCTTCCATCGTGGCACGTGAATTTGATCTTCCCGCCATTGTCGCTGCCCAAGGTGCGACAACACAGCTGAAAACGGGGATGACCATCAGCATGGATGGTCATACAGGTGAAATAATAATTCAAGAAAGTAGGTGA